In Pleomorphomonas sp. T1.2MG-36, a single window of DNA contains:
- the cobT gene encoding nicotinate-nucleotide--dimethylbenzimidazole phosphoribosyltransferase has protein sequence MIPSMSGLPFDDFRELIRSMPGPDEASVDAVRARNAQLTKPQGSLGRLEELAEWLAAWQRMERPAVRHPMVSIFAASHGVAAKGVSAFPVEVNFQMVANFTAGGAAINQLCKSYNYGLKVFELALEVPTPDITEEDAFDEAGCAATMAFGMESVAGGTDLLMLGEMGIGNTTVAAAIYHALYGGEAADWIGRGTGVDDAGLTRKRDAVAAAVARLGKGERDGLEVLRRVGGREIAAMAGAIIAARHQNIPVVVDGYVVTAAAAVLHALDPHSIDHVQIAHASVEGAHRDVIARLGKEAIVDLGFRLGEGTGAAIAGSIIRAAADVHGGMATFAEAGVANKG, from the coding sequence ATGATCCCCTCGATGTCCGGCCTGCCGTTCGACGATTTTCGCGAACTGATCCGTTCGATGCCGGGGCCGGACGAGGCTTCTGTCGATGCTGTCCGCGCCCGCAATGCCCAGCTGACCAAGCCGCAAGGCTCGCTCGGCCGGCTTGAAGAGCTCGCCGAGTGGCTGGCCGCCTGGCAACGGATGGAACGGCCGGCGGTACGCCATCCGATGGTGTCGATCTTCGCGGCCAGCCATGGCGTGGCGGCGAAGGGCGTGTCGGCCTTTCCGGTCGAGGTGAACTTCCAGATGGTGGCGAATTTCACGGCCGGTGGCGCCGCCATCAACCAGCTTTGCAAAAGCTATAACTACGGGCTGAAGGTGTTTGAGCTGGCGCTTGAGGTGCCGACGCCGGACATCACCGAAGAGGATGCCTTCGACGAGGCCGGCTGTGCCGCGACCATGGCCTTCGGCATGGAATCGGTAGCCGGCGGCACGGATCTGTTGATGCTTGGCGAGATGGGCATCGGCAACACCACGGTGGCAGCGGCCATCTATCATGCGCTCTACGGCGGTGAGGCCGCCGACTGGATCGGTCGCGGAACCGGCGTCGATGATGCCGGCCTGACGCGCAAGCGCGATGCGGTGGCGGCCGCCGTGGCGCGTCTCGGCAAGGGTGAGCGCGACGGTTTGGAGGTTCTGCGCCGGGTCGGCGGGCGGGAGATCGCCGCCATGGCCGGCGCCATCATCGCTGCCCGCCATCAGAACATCCCGGTGGTCGTCGACGGCTATGTCGTCACCGCCGCCGCGGCGGTGCTGCACGCGCTGGACCCGCACTCCATCGATCATGTCCAGATCGCCCACGCTTCGGTGGAAGGCGCCCATCGCGACGTCATCGCCCGTCTCGGCAAGGAAGCCATCGTCGACCTGGGGTTCCGCCTCGGCGAGGGGACGGGCGCTGCCATCGCCGGATCGATCATCCGCGCGGCGGCCGACGTGCACGGCGGCATGGCGACCTTCGCGGAAGCCGGCGTGGCCAACAAAGGCTGA
- a CDS encoding bile acid:sodium symporter family protein has protein sequence MRPLTRSPAARLPDTRKCLPVSFRLPKFDYFLVGLVLMVALALVWPTPGMSGGPLHFEYVTTYGVSVVFFLYGLMLSPERMKAGVLHWRLHICVQFATFVLFPVLLLVARALMPGMFSDDLWLGFFYVAALPSTVSSSVAMTNIARGNVPAAVFNASLSSLLGVFITPLLMSWYMKSNGIDMPLLPVIFKVVMLVLVPIVLGQIARRWLGGWAQRNAFWVKLADRSTILAIVYNSFCDSVAAGVWSANDLDVVLEIAVASVALFVLVYLIMNGVCALMGFSVRDRIACQFCGSKKSLATGVPLAPVMFGHSAAIGLIVAPIMVFHFLQLVIVSVLAARFAKRTGD, from the coding sequence ATGCGGCCCTTGACGCGCTCGCCCGCCGCAAGGCTGCCTGATACTCGAAAGTGCCTGCCCGTGTCCTTCCGCCTGCCCAAGTTCGATTACTTCCTCGTCGGCCTCGTCCTGATGGTGGCGCTGGCGCTCGTCTGGCCGACGCCCGGCATGAGCGGTGGGCCGCTGCACTTCGAGTATGTCACCACCTACGGCGTTTCGGTGGTGTTCTTCCTTTACGGATTGATGCTGTCGCCGGAGCGGATGAAGGCGGGCGTGCTGCATTGGCGGCTGCACATCTGCGTGCAGTTCGCCACCTTCGTGCTGTTCCCGGTCCTGCTTCTGGTTGCCCGGGCGCTGATGCCGGGCATGTTTTCCGACGATCTCTGGCTTGGCTTCTTCTACGTGGCCGCATTGCCGTCCACCGTGTCGTCCTCGGTGGCGATGACAAACATCGCGCGTGGCAACGTGCCGGCGGCCGTGTTCAACGCCTCGCTGTCGAGCCTCCTCGGCGTCTTCATCACGCCGCTCCTGATGAGCTGGTACATGAAGAGCAACGGCATCGACATGCCGCTGTTGCCGGTGATCTTCAAGGTGGTGATGCTAGTGCTGGTGCCCATCGTGCTCGGCCAGATCGCTCGCCGCTGGCTTGGCGGCTGGGCGCAGCGGAACGCTTTCTGGGTGAAGCTCGCGGACCGCTCCACCATTCTTGCCATCGTCTACAATTCCTTTTGCGATTCCGTCGCGGCCGGCGTGTGGAGCGCCAACGATCTCGACGTGGTGCTGGAGATCGCCGTTGCCTCGGTGGCGCTATTCGTCCTGGTCTATCTCATCATGAACGGCGTCTGCGCCCTCATGGGCTTCAGCGTTCGCGATCGCATCGCCTGCCAGTTCTGCGGCTCCAAGAAGTCGCTGGCAACCGGCGTGCCGCTCGCGCCGGTAATGTTCGGCCATAGCGCCGCCATCGGCCTGATCGTGGCGCCGATCATGGTGTTTCATTTCCTGCAGTTGGTGATCGTCAGCGTGCTTGCGGCGCGCTTTGCGAAGCGAACCGGCGATTGA
- a CDS encoding SEL1-like repeat protein — MARLELNSIDQLAGGAGATSDILYELGVMYAVGRDVEQNLIEAHKWFNIAAFRGSESAARYRRELADEMSSLEVAAAQRQAREWISLH, encoded by the coding sequence ATGGCTCGTCTTGAACTGAACTCGATCGATCAACTTGCCGGCGGCGCCGGTGCCACCAGCGACATTCTTTACGAACTCGGCGTGATGTATGCCGTGGGGCGTGACGTCGAGCAGAACCTCATCGAAGCGCACAAGTGGTTCAACATCGCCGCCTTCCGTGGTTCCGAGAGTGCCGCCCGCTATCGCCGTGAACTCGCCGACGAAATGTCGTCGCTCGAGGTCGCGGCTGCCCAGCGCCAGGCGCGCGAGTGGATTTCGTTGCATTGA
- a CDS encoding orotate phosphoribosyltransferase produces the protein MDKSFIARETARLLLEVEAIQFNPEKPYIFTSGWASPVYTDCRKLISFPRLRKRLMSFAEEIILSEIGAESLDAVAGGETAGIPFAAWLSDRLELPMLYVRKKPKGFGRNAQIEGDVKEGARAILVEDLASDGRSKLIFTKAMRDAGLQVSHAFVVFHYGIFPSSTEVLAADGITLHALATWWDVLAEAKASNRFPAAMLAEVETFLHAPAEWSAAHGGRASFEG, from the coding sequence ATGGACAAGTCGTTCATCGCCCGCGAGACCGCCCGCCTTCTGCTGGAGGTCGAGGCGATCCAGTTCAATCCGGAAAAGCCGTATATCTTCACCTCCGGCTGGGCGAGCCCGGTCTACACCGACTGCCGCAAGCTCATTTCCTTCCCGCGCCTGCGCAAGCGGCTGATGTCATTTGCCGAGGAGATCATTCTCTCGGAAATCGGCGCCGAGTCGCTCGATGCCGTGGCCGGTGGCGAGACGGCGGGCATTCCCTTTGCCGCCTGGCTGTCCGACCGGCTGGAATTGCCGATGCTCTATGTCCGCAAGAAGCCGAAGGGCTTCGGCCGCAACGCCCAGATCGAAGGTGACGTCAAGGAAGGCGCCCGCGCCATCCTGGTCGAGGATCTCGCCTCCGATGGTCGCTCCAAGCTGATCTTCACCAAGGCGATGCGCGATGCCGGCCTCCAGGTGAGCCACGCCTTCGTCGTGTTCCACTACGGCATCTTCCCGTCCTCGACCGAGGTGCTGGCCGCCGACGGCATCACGCTGCATGCGCTGGCCACCTGGTGGGACGTGTTGGCCGAAGCCAAGGCCTCGAACCGCTTCCCGGCGGCGATGCTGGCGGAAGTCGAGACGTTCCTGCACGCCCCGGCCGAGTGGTCGGCAGCCCATGGGGGCAGGGCGTCCTTCGAGGGGTAA
- a CDS encoding adenosylcobinamide-GDP ribazoletransferase, translating to MLRDELLHRLADLGASLRFFSRLPVPQLGRKDDTGALPQLPRAAATIPFAGFLIALPAALIGLGASAASLPDLVVGLLVVAALVVPTGALHEDGLADSADGLVGGTTAEKRLLIMKDSRIGTFAGLALVLSTLLRASAYGALFFHPAAGVFAVLGGGALSRLSMTALWAALPNARPDGLAARLGQPDNRSVAIGAGVTLLLLSPLPALVGAPAVLLGIAFAGLAALAFGALAREKIGGQTGDILGATQVLAEMAFLIGLLFGK from the coding sequence ATGCTGCGTGACGAACTCCTCCACCGCCTTGCCGATCTCGGCGCCTCACTTCGCTTTTTCTCGCGTCTGCCCGTGCCGCAGCTCGGCCGGAAGGACGATACCGGCGCGCTGCCGCAGTTACCACGGGCAGCCGCAACGATTCCGTTTGCCGGTTTCCTGATCGCCCTGCCGGCAGCCCTCATCGGTCTCGGCGCCAGCGCGGCGAGCTTGCCCGATCTTGTCGTCGGCCTTCTGGTCGTCGCGGCGCTGGTGGTCCCCACCGGCGCGCTGCACGAAGACGGCCTCGCCGACAGTGCCGACGGTCTTGTGGGTGGCACCACGGCGGAGAAGCGGCTTCTCATCATGAAGGATAGCCGGATCGGCACCTTCGCCGGCCTCGCGCTGGTTCTCTCAACGCTTTTACGGGCGAGCGCCTACGGTGCACTGTTCTTCCATCCGGCGGCGGGTGTCTTCGCCGTGCTGGGTGGCGGCGCCTTGAGCCGCCTGTCCATGACCGCGCTCTGGGCAGCGCTGCCCAATGCCAGGCCGGATGGTCTCGCGGCGAGGCTCGGCCAGCCGGACAACCGCTCAGTGGCGATTGGCGCCGGCGTCACGCTGCTGCTCTTGTCGCCGTTGCCGGCTCTCGTCGGCGCACCGGCCGTGCTCCTCGGCATCGCCTTTGCCGGCCTCGCCGCCCTCGCCTTCGGCGCCTTGGCGCGCGAGAAGATCGGCGGGCAAACCGGCGACATTCTCGGCGCAACGCAGGTGCTCGCGGAGATGGCGTTTCTCATCGGCCTTCTGTTCGGGAAGTAA
- a CDS encoding putative signal transducing protein: MEELIRTNDLVIISFVEALLKEADIDYFVADQAMSALEGMVGAFPRRVLIDADDADRARRLIADAGLGHELRPAPKAGREA; encoded by the coding sequence ATGGAAGAATTGATCCGAACCAACGATCTGGTGATCATCTCCTTCGTCGAAGCGCTGCTGAAGGAGGCCGATATCGACTATTTCGTCGCCGATCAGGCGATGAGCGCCCTCGAAGGCATGGTCGGGGCGTTTCCTCGCCGAGTGCTGATCGATGCCGACGATGCCGATCGGGCGCGACGCCTGATCGCCGATGCCGGACTCGGTCACGAGCTGCGCCCGGCGCCGAAAGCGGGGCGCGAAGCATGA
- a CDS encoding DUF1289 domain-containing protein, producing MVETPCIKVCRILEGGNLCHGCGRTLDEIARWTSMSPEERRTIMAGLAERLRRADIQGTESRSEA from the coding sequence ATGGTGGAAACGCCCTGCATCAAGGTCTGCCGCATTCTCGAAGGTGGCAATCTCTGCCATGGCTGCGGCCGCACGCTCGATGAGATTGCTCGCTGGACGTCGATGAGCCCCGAAGAACGGCGAACGATCATGGCCGGCCTTGCGGAGCGGCTCAGGCGGGCCGACATTCAGGGCACTGAATCCCGATCGGAGGCCTGA
- the arsC gene encoding arsenate reductase (glutaredoxin) (This arsenate reductase requires both glutathione and glutaredoxin to convert arsenate to arsenite, after which the efflux transporter formed by ArsA and ArsB can extrude the arsenite from the cell, providing resistance.): protein MPFTDVVIFHNPDCGTSRNVVRIVEAAGYTPVIVEYLKTGWTKPQLLALFAAAGVKPRDALRVKKSPAAELGLTDPSVADEDIIEAMIAHPILVERPIVVTAKGTALCRPSELVIDLLDRLPPGPFAKEDGELVIDASGKRAGQAG, encoded by the coding sequence ATGCCCTTCACCGACGTCGTCATCTTTCATAACCCCGACTGCGGCACATCGCGCAATGTCGTCCGCATTGTCGAGGCGGCAGGCTACACGCCTGTCATCGTGGAGTATCTCAAGACCGGCTGGACCAAGCCGCAGTTGCTGGCCCTGTTCGCCGCCGCCGGGGTCAAGCCGCGCGACGCACTGCGCGTCAAGAAATCGCCAGCCGCCGAACTCGGCCTGACCGATCCTTCTGTGGCCGACGAAGACATCATCGAGGCGATGATCGCGCACCCGATCCTCGTCGAGCGCCCGATCGTGGTGACGGCCAAGGGCACCGCGCTTTGCCGCCCGAGCGAACTGGTGATCGATCTTCTCGATCGCCTGCCGCCTGGCCCTTTTGCCAAGGAGGACGGCGAACTGGTGATCGACGCCTCGGGCAAGCGCGCGGGACAGGCCGGATAG
- the dusA gene encoding tRNA dihydrouridine(20/20a) synthase DusA: MTHYTAPVFAVAPMLDWTDRNCRLFHRQLSGRALLYTEMVTTAAIRFGDRERLLGFNPEEHPVALQLGGSDPAELAFAAKVGEEWGYDEINLNVGCPSDRVQSGRFGACLMLEPALVADCVAAMRSAVGVPVTVKCRIGVDDQDPEEALDRMADAVIGAGVSALWVHARKAWLKGLSPKENRDIPPLDYDRVRRLKARYPDVFIGINGGINDLDAAVDLLKTLDGVMLGRAAYQEPALLGSVDRLIYGAASGDADPFAVVERMRPHIAAHLAAGGRLSAFTRHMLGLFHKVPGARAWRRILTEGGVKEGAGLEVIDAALDALARRKAA; the protein is encoded by the coding sequence ATGACCCACTACACCGCCCCCGTTTTCGCCGTTGCACCTATGCTCGATTGGACGGACCGCAATTGCCGGCTGTTCCACCGGCAACTGAGTGGGCGCGCGTTGCTCTATACGGAGATGGTTACGACCGCGGCGATCCGCTTCGGCGATCGCGAGCGGCTGCTGGGATTCAATCCGGAGGAGCACCCGGTTGCCCTGCAGCTCGGCGGCTCCGATCCGGCCGAGTTGGCGTTTGCGGCCAAGGTGGGCGAAGAGTGGGGGTATGACGAGATCAACCTCAACGTAGGCTGCCCGTCGGATCGCGTGCAGTCGGGCCGTTTCGGCGCCTGCCTGATGCTGGAGCCGGCGCTGGTCGCCGATTGCGTCGCGGCGATGAGGTCGGCGGTCGGCGTGCCGGTCACCGTCAAGTGCCGCATTGGCGTCGACGACCAGGATCCCGAGGAAGCGCTCGACAGGATGGCCGATGCCGTCATCGGCGCCGGCGTCTCGGCGCTGTGGGTGCATGCGCGCAAAGCTTGGCTGAAGGGGCTGAGCCCCAAGGAAAACCGTGACATTCCGCCGCTCGATTACGATCGCGTGCGTCGCCTCAAGGCGCGCTATCCCGATGTGTTCATCGGCATCAACGGTGGCATCAACGACCTTGATGCGGCTGTCGATCTCCTGAAGACGCTCGACGGGGTGATGCTGGGGCGCGCCGCCTATCAGGAGCCGGCGCTGCTCGGCTCGGTCGACCGTCTCATCTATGGCGCCGCCTCCGGCGATGCCGATCCGTTCGCCGTGGTGGAGCGGATGCGTCCCCATATCGCCGCTCATCTGGCCGCCGGCGGTCGTCTCTCCGCCTTCACCCGCCACATGCTCGGCCTGTTCCACAAGGTTCCCGGCGCTCGCGCCTGGCGCCGCATCCTGACCGAGGGAGGCGTCAAGGAAGGCGCCGGTCTCGAGGTGATCGATGCGGCCCTTGACGCGCTCGCCCGCCGCAAGGCTGCCTGA
- a CDS encoding polyprenyl synthetase family protein, producing the protein MQLVDADMQRVNQMILDMAAANAEMIPEIARHLIDSGGKRLRPMLTLAAALACGYRGDGHVKLAATVEFMHTATLLHDDVVDESELRRGKPSARMVWGNQASVLVGDYLLGQAFRTMVEVGSLDALAVLSRAAAVIAEGEVLQLVAAKHLSTSEDQYLQVINAKTAALFSAATEVGPIIAGSSGKVRSGLAEYGTQLGLAFQLVDDALDYGGSSMTLGKKVGDDFREGKVTLPILIAAARGGDADREFWQRTIERGEIEDADLDHAIELLAKHQAIAATVERARAYGDKAIAALDVLEEGPYRAALEDVVYFCVSRVS; encoded by the coding sequence ATGCAGCTCGTCGATGCCGACATGCAGCGGGTCAACCAGATGATCCTCGACATGGCAGCCGCCAATGCCGAGATGATCCCGGAGATCGCCCGCCACCTTATCGATTCCGGCGGCAAGCGCCTGAGACCCATGCTGACGCTGGCCGCAGCGCTTGCGTGTGGATACCGGGGCGACGGCCACGTCAAGCTGGCGGCCACCGTGGAGTTCATGCACACGGCGACGCTGCTGCACGACGATGTGGTGGACGAGAGCGAGCTTCGGCGCGGCAAGCCGTCGGCGCGCATGGTCTGGGGCAATCAGGCGAGCGTCCTTGTCGGCGATTATCTGCTCGGTCAGGCATTCAGGACCATGGTCGAGGTCGGCTCGCTCGACGCGCTCGCCGTTCTGTCACGCGCTGCCGCCGTGATCGCCGAGGGCGAGGTGCTGCAGCTCGTTGCCGCCAAGCACCTTTCGACCAGCGAAGACCAGTATCTGCAAGTGATCAACGCCAAGACGGCGGCATTGTTCTCGGCAGCGACCGAGGTTGGGCCGATCATCGCCGGCAGCAGTGGCAAAGTGCGCTCCGGGCTCGCCGAATATGGCACCCAGCTCGGCCTCGCCTTCCAGCTCGTCGACGACGCGCTCGACTACGGCGGCTCGTCGATGACTCTCGGCAAGAAGGTCGGCGACGACTTCCGCGAGGGCAAGGTGACGCTACCGATCCTGATCGCCGCCGCCCGTGGCGGCGACGCCGATCGCGAGTTCTGGCAGCGCACCATCGAGCGCGGCGAGATCGAGGATGCCGACCTCGATCACGCCATCGAGTTGCTGGCGAAACATCAGGCCATCGCCGCCACTGTCGAGCGCGCTCGCGCCTATGGCGACAAGGCGATCGCGGCGCTCGACGTACTCGAAGAAGGGCCCTATCGGGCAGCCCTCGAAGACGTGGTGTATTTCTGTGTCAGCCGCGTGAGCTGA